The window ACAAATGTTTcaaccttgtttctttttttggggCAGAATACCAGTTATAAAAGGAAGCTGAAAATCATCTCGAGGGCGGAAGGGGCACCTCCTGCACCCTctccctagatccacccctgcttctgtaaaccaagtaaagcacttattaggagacgacgcatatttagattgttaacacttctcacagtcctcagcaaaaaggagacgaaggattgttgatagtgttgaaacagaatcatgttaaaaatgttattgacagtgtgaatgaggagcaaactacactggctttccgtcaagagctagcgtttatttttggacagcaccaggagcctatgagttggagcatgcaactccactacattcctgtcacggcgttttcatagaccgatttatttttagaacgaatctactttgaatgagactcccgtaggagtgccataaccaatcacaagacactagttggcgtcactgcgtcactggcccggaactgcctttctttcacaaaagaaaaggtgtactaaaaatagatcagtctgtaaaaatgccgtgacataggcttcgtatgggagttgcaagctcctactcatcggctcctgacagcacctactggagtaactacggtatcaattgtttcattttatcaccagcattttacattttatctaTCTTGTCGAAGCACTTATCGCGCCATTTTAGTCATTGCGTCATGTAATGCGTCACTTTGGTAAACCACATCATTTTCGTAGTTCTcttgggtttcctgtggttgttgtgttgacaaatgttcgccatgtttaatattctgcagtttccgtttacataattgcacagttcgaaacattctcaaaccttccacttctcgctgaaaaacaggtatggattaaactggtactcttttacattctgcactttatttagagagCTCTCATCggtttttctatcaaaccaaagacggatattgtcctgcagttttatgacccgaaaggtcagaggaggtcattttaacgacattttaagcgcttgaagcgtcacgcaaaagtaattgcccagagatttctttctatcagacgaaaggccattatttcaacattcgatgaacgaagtttcaaagggtttaaaggtagagcacattctctgtaacatatttcgtaggactcacttttattgacacaaaatataggcgccaagaataaaattatttgaaaactatagaatggcttgaatgcactcaaacttggccaaatgatgattaagagattgctcagttaggattaggaggaatattttatgagggatgctttagttgacgtgaaaagaccgtcaaaatggagaaacaaatcgcttgcccgggcggcattttcgtctgtgttcggtaatttgcatttttctccaaaataaagcggcaaaaacccaaactaactttatcctgcttcgtgggacacattactcttccaaacctgaaagtatgagcgaaatcgatttttcaaggtttgccacctgttgttcgatttttacggacatccactcttaagTTCTTCAAATGTACTAGCCCATGTCATccagaaagttgaaattccaCCTGCGTCAGTGCCACTGGAACAGGGAGATGACCGAGATGTGCAGAAAACTATTTACGAACCTGAACCTTCCCTTCCTCGAATTGACAATGTAGCGAGCGAGCCCGAAAAAGAGATGATCGTGGCATTACAAAGAGACAGCACGTGAACCAAGGCCGGCTGTTAGAGAAGGGCCACTGCAACCGGTTCTCCGGGAGTACAAACCGCAAAAATTTGGAAACGAAACATTCACCAGAGATTTCAAGGCACAGTGGTTCAAACAATATCCTTGGTTGAGCTACTCAATAGATAGAAAGGTTGGAACTTGCTATGTTTGTTCGAAGTTTATGAATGATAACACCTTTACCTTTTGCAATTGGAAGAAGACAGAGCGCCTCACGAAACACCATCAAAGTGAAGCACACTCGCTGGCAGTGACAAAGTGGCTGGAATACCGCCAGATGCAGAGAAAATCCTCTTCAATAATCAGCATCATTGATGACGGGCATCGCAACTACGTCAAACGCAACCGCGAGTTTTTACGTGTAATCATCGAATGTCTCTTTTACACTGCCCAACAAAACATCGCTCAAAGAGGCCATGAAGAGGATCGATCGAATCTCCGGCAAAGATCAGATGTCAGCAGAGGGAACTTCCTAGAGCTTTTGCACCTTGGGAGTAAAGACATTCCTTGGCTGGAAGAGAAACTGAACACTCAGTTACAAGACCACGCCCAGTGGACCTCGCCAACCATCCAGAATGAGCTGCTGCAAATTTTTGCTGATCTGATAATTGAACTCATTTGCAAGGATGTGAGAGAGAGCCACTGGTACGGGATTATAATTGACGAAACGTCCGATATAAGCCGGGACGAGCAAGTGTCTTTTTGTCTCAGCTATTTAGCCAATGGCACCAAGAAGGAAGCGTTTGTTGGATTTCATGCGACTAAAACAACAGACGGTGAAGCTCTTTACAAACTAGTCAAAGAAGTTATGAATGACTTGCAGTTAGAACTCCAAAATATCGTGGGTGAATGCTTTGACGGTGCAAGTAGTATGAGTGGCGTAAATAAAGGACTTAGTGCGCGAATGAAAGAGTGCTCTCCTCTTGCGATTTACGTGCACTGCTATGGCCACTTGTTAAATTTGGCACTGCAGGACACATTGACAACAGTGGAACCATTGCGAAATACTCTGGGAACAATTCAGAGCCCGTACAATTTTCTAGAGGCTAGCCCGAAGCGACACGCTTTGTTTAGAGACATTGAGACTGAAGAAGGAAATTTGGTGAAGACTTTGAAGTCTCAAAGTGTAACGAGATGGTCCTGTAGGTGGGAAGCGGTGAAGGCAGTGGACCAGCAGCTCGAGCGAATAGTGAAGGCCTTACTAGTTCTATCCACTGACAAGGATGTTAAAACGTATTCGGAAAGTCGTTCACTTCTTCATGCCATTTGTGATTCCAGTTTATCCTCGGTCTGTGTGTACTTAAGATCATTTTGTCAAACACTAGCAGCCTGAGTGCTTACCTCCAAGGCAAGACTGTGGATGTCGTCACGGCCAGGCGCAATGCCAATTTGACTCTGGAAACATTACGTAGTTGTAGAAATGAAGAGAGTTTTAAGTCTGTGTGGAAGCTGTGTGAATGTGTCTGTAACAAGGTCAGATCGTGGATTAATGACACTGACTTTTCATTTCGAGATGCTCGTGTGCCACGGCGACAAACATCGACCCGCTTACAAGCACTAGTTTGGGAAAACCCAAGCCACAATGCACAATCCAAGCCTGAAGATTTCCATCGTGTCAACACCTACTTCGCCTCTCTGGATAAGGTTCTTGCAGAAATAGAGGCTCGGTTTGGCGGAAACGATCAGGACGTACTCTGCGCGCTTGGTGATATCACCCTAAGTGATTCTCCAGCCATTCGTAGCTTCAACTTGGTTTCCAGCTACTACAGCCTTGACAGAGATTTACTCCAGGCAGACCAACGCCTCTTCTGTCAATTTAAGAAAGCTCACCTGGAGCCGAAATCATTAAAAACAGCGGAAGACGTCATTGAAACCCTACATGCAAACCGCCTGTTTGAAATGGTCCCAGAATTCTCGAAGGTGGTGTCTATTCTGGCCGTAATTCCAGCAACATCATGTTCAGCGGAACGCTCCTTCAGCGGACTTCGGAGACTGAAGACATATCTTCGCAGCACGATGGGGCAGAGTAGACTGAATAGCCTCGCTATCATTAGTATTGAGCGCGCCTATGGCAATAGGTTCATAGTAGATAGTattgacaaaataattgacACTTTTGGACAACGCCATGGAAGGAGAAGCTACTTTTTTTAATAAGGGTTTGCTAGTTTAGTTACTAGATCGAGTTGCTTGTTTAGTTACTCGATCGTTACTAGATCGAGTAAACCTACATAGAGTATGTGAGGTTCTAAAAACTGTGTTTCGATTACGTACAATTTTCTGCCTTTCAACGATTGTAAACGCATGTTTTTTCGTACATTTTGAGGGAGTAAATAACTGATTTCGACAATCAAGCAATGGGGCACTGCGTAATTTTTTCGGGCAAACAGGGCGCCGCCCCCCCAAGTCGGATCGTGCCCGTACGCCTATGGTTTGACCCAATTAAGTTCGACTGGTTTTATTAGGATCGGCTGAGGCGTTCTTCACGGCCACTCCAGGCGGGAATAACGGCCGAAGATCGCCTTTGGGTCAAACGCCGATCTTCATatgagccgaaccaaatgcataatcATGTTTATGTATgagacagtctcgatctcggttttgctatttattttcgtggcCAGTTAAAGTTCGGCTGaattaagttcgacgtttgactcAACAGGCGAACTTAACTAGTTTGGGTCGACCTAAAGTGTAattaggttcggctcatgtgaagtacggagTTTAACCCGGGCCTAAGTGGGCAGACATTCAATGGTATCGTTACTGAGGACATTTGGATTAAGTATAAAGTTACGGTTGAACTAGaacttgaactttatttttatttaaacacggtaaatctatcagataaaataataataataaaagttacAATCTACTTTAATCTTTATAAACATGAtcaaaattaaaagagaaaatagagaaaataaaaaaaagttctgCTTTGCATAGATGCCGTGTGCGTTTAGTCGTTTCAGACGAAGAAATCGCGAAAACCATTTCGAAAAAATTAAAGTGATTTTGCTTGCCGCAATTCAGGGGACAAGCTGTTCCAGATAACCGCACCATCATAGCTAAAGCTATATTTTTCAGGAAATTGGTGCGGGGCAATGGAGCAACTAGTTAATTTGTTTCAGAGTTCCTTAAATTATGAGGTGGATCATTTTTAGTGAAAAGAGAACCAAGATAGTCGGGCACAAGACCATGTATAGATTTATAAGCCATGGTGGCCACTTGTATTTGTCGTTGAGTATCCAACCATTTCCAGTTGAGTTGCTCAAAAAGAGGATCAACGCTTGTGTCATAACTGGAGAAGGTTAGAATACGGGCAGCCCGGTTTTGCAACTTTTGGAGCTCATTCGAAAGACTTTTGTTACAATGCCCCCAGACCTCGCTGCAGTAATTAAAGTACGGTTGAACTAGGCATTGAAAACGGACTCCAGCGCGGTTCTGTTAACAAATTAAAAGGCCTACAACGTTAATTTAATTGCTTCAATGCCCGATGCGATTTTCTTGGctatttttttaatatgtaTATTCCATGAAAGGTTTTCGTCTATATGCACAACCAGAGACTTAACCGAGCTAACTGTTTAATTATGTCACCACCTATGATTAGTTTAGGGGGAGTATCGTAAGTACCTAACCTTTGCCGCGATGCAATTAACATGAACTCAGTTTTAGATGAATTTAGAGTCAAT of the Acropora muricata isolate sample 2 unplaced genomic scaffold, ASM3666990v1 scaffold_725, whole genome shotgun sequence genome contains:
- the LOC136906988 gene encoding zinc finger MYM-type protein 1-like, which produces MNDNTFTFCNWKKTERLTKHHQSEAHSLAVTKWLEYRQMQRKSSSIISIIDDGHRNYVKRNREFLRVIIECLFYTAQQNIAQRGHEEDRSNLRQRSDVSRGNFLELLHLGSKDIPWLEEKLNTQLQDHAQWTSPTIQNELLQIFADLIIELICKDVRESHWYGIIIDETSDISRDEQVSFCLSYLANGTKKEAFVGFHATKTTDGEALYKLVKEVMNDLQLELQNIVGECFDGASSMSGVNKGLSARMKECSPLAIYVHCYGHLLNLALQDTLTTVEPLRNTLGTIQSPYNFLEASPKRHALFRDIETEEGNLVKTLKSQSFILGLCVLKIILSNTSSLSAYLQGKTVDVVTARRNANLTLETLRSCRNEESFKSVWKLCECVCNKVRSWINDTDFSFRDARVPRRQTSTRLQALVWENPSHNAQSKPEDFHRVNTYFASLDKVLAEIEARFGGNDQDVLCALGDITLSDSPAIRSFNLVSSYYSLDRDLLQADQRLFCQFKKAHLEPKSLKTAEDVIETLHANRLFEMVPEFSKVVSILAVIPATSCSAERSFSGLRRLKTYLRSTMGQSRLNSLAIISIERAYGNRFIVDSIDKIIDTFGQRHGRRSYFF